One window of the Nicotiana tabacum cultivar K326 chromosome 4, ASM71507v2, whole genome shotgun sequence genome contains the following:
- the LOC107814259 gene encoding LOB domain-containing protein 21-like — MKSHEPRSSSSCAACKFLKRRCSPNCQFAPYFRSDEPKKFANVHKVFGASNVSKILNEVPEDQREDTVNSLVYEAEVRLRDPVYGCIGAIASLQRKMAELQHDLMLARTRLAYFATKQNPTTNCSLMLDYDPFNVANMMPSDFVDVPITAGYLDSYAQNSFDMDHCASTNEFGQFPFP, encoded by the coding sequence ATGAAGAGTCACGAACCACGTTCAAGCTCATCTTGTGCAGCTTGCAAGTTCTTAAAGAGAAGGTGCAGTCCAAATTGTCAATTCGCTCCATATTTTCGGTCCGACGAGCCCAAGAAATTCGCCAACGTTCACAAGGTGTTTGGGGCCAGCAATGTGAGCAAGATCTTGAACGAAGTGCCCGAGGATCAACGAGAAGACACCGTTAATTCTCTTGTTTACGAGGCCGAGGTGAGACTAAGGGACCCTGTTTATGGTTGCATTGGCGCCATAGCTTCGTTACAACGAAAAATGGCGGAGCTACAACATGATCTAATGCTTGCTCGAACCCGTCTTGCTTATTTTGCTACAAAGCAAAATCCTACTACTAATTGTTCCTTAATGTTGGATTATGATCCTTTTAATGTCGCCAACATGATGCCTTCTGATTTTGTGGATGTTCCTATCACCGCTGGGTACTTAGATAGCTATGCCCAAAATTCATTTGACATGGACCATTGTGCATCTACCAATGAGTTTGGCCAATTTCCATTCCCTTGA
- the LOC107814260 gene encoding trihelix transcription factor ENAP2-like isoform X1, producing MESQTATPTRPHAGGREDCWSEGATETLIEAWGDRYVRLNRGNLRQKDWKEVADTVNSRQYGVKPQRTDVQCKNRIDTLKKKYKLEKTKSFPSKWPFYNRLDYLIGTNNVSTSPCNRKLTAAITLTVKSNSNPNHNFAAVNYSGSSSRLNSSGSNDSSHDDLPFGSGGRKNKTEYVGLSEETTAYKELARAILRFGEIYERIESSKQQQMMELEKQRMEFTKDLEVQRMNMFMETQLQIERAKRPARHPTSTGTRSIEVVCNIQRP from the exons ATGGAGAGCCAAACCGCTACCCCCACTAGGCCTCACGCCGGTGGACGTGAAGACTGCTGGAGTGAAGGTGCCACTGAAACCCTAATCGAAGCTTGGGGCGATCGCTACGTCAGGCTTAATCGCGGCAATCTCCGGCAGAAGGACTGGAAGGAAGTCGCTGACACCGTTAACTCCCGTCAATATGGCGTTAAGCCTCAGCGCACTGATGTACAGTGTAAGAACCGGATAGATACTTTGAAGAAGAAGTACAAGCTTGAGAAAACCAAGTCATTTCCGTCTAAATGGCCATTTTATAACCGTCTCGATTATCTCATTGGTACCAATAACGTTTCTACCTCGCCGTGTAATAGAAAATTGACTGCCGCGATTACACTTACCGTTAAGTCAAACTCTAATCCTAACCATAACTTTGCTGCCGTGAATTATTCCGGCAGTTCATCGAGGTTGAATTCAAGTGGTTCAAATGACAGCTCGCACGATGATTTGCCGTTTGGGAGTGGAGGGAGGAAGAATAAAACGGAGTATGTAGGGTTATCGGAGGAAACTACAGCGTACAAGGAATTGGCACGGGCAATATTGAGGTTTGGGGAGATATATGAGAGGATTGAGAGCTCAAAGCAGCAGCAGATGATGGAGTTGGAGAAGCAGAGGATGGAATTCACCAAGGACCTGGAGGTTCAGCGGATGAATATGTTCATGGAAACTCAGTTGCAGATCGAAAGAGCTAAACGTCCTGCCAGGCATCCTACTTCAACAG GAACACGGAGTATTGAGGTTGTGTGTAACATTCAACGGCCTTGA
- the LOC107814260 gene encoding trihelix transcription factor ENAP2-like isoform X2 codes for MESQTATPTRPHAGGREDCWSEGATETLIEAWGDRYVRLNRGNLRQKDWKEVADTVNSRQYGVKPQRTDVQCKNRIDTLKKKYKLEKTKSFPSKWPFYNRLDYLIGTNNVSTSPCNRKLTAAITLTVKSNSNPNHNFAAVNYSGSSSRLNSSGSNDSSHDDLPFGSGGRKNKTEYVGLSEETTAYKELARAILRFGEIYERIESSKQQQMMELEKQRMEFTKDLEVQRMNMFMETQLQIERAKRPARHPTSTGK; via the exons ATGGAGAGCCAAACCGCTACCCCCACTAGGCCTCACGCCGGTGGACGTGAAGACTGCTGGAGTGAAGGTGCCACTGAAACCCTAATCGAAGCTTGGGGCGATCGCTACGTCAGGCTTAATCGCGGCAATCTCCGGCAGAAGGACTGGAAGGAAGTCGCTGACACCGTTAACTCCCGTCAATATGGCGTTAAGCCTCAGCGCACTGATGTACAGTGTAAGAACCGGATAGATACTTTGAAGAAGAAGTACAAGCTTGAGAAAACCAAGTCATTTCCGTCTAAATGGCCATTTTATAACCGTCTCGATTATCTCATTGGTACCAATAACGTTTCTACCTCGCCGTGTAATAGAAAATTGACTGCCGCGATTACACTTACCGTTAAGTCAAACTCTAATCCTAACCATAACTTTGCTGCCGTGAATTATTCCGGCAGTTCATCGAGGTTGAATTCAAGTGGTTCAAATGACAGCTCGCACGATGATTTGCCGTTTGGGAGTGGAGGGAGGAAGAATAAAACGGAGTATGTAGGGTTATCGGAGGAAACTACAGCGTACAAGGAATTGGCACGGGCAATATTGAGGTTTGGGGAGATATATGAGAGGATTGAGAGCTCAAAGCAGCAGCAGATGATGGAGTTGGAGAAGCAGAGGATGGAATTCACCAAGGACCTGGAGGTTCAGCGGATGAATATGTTCATGGAAACTCAGTTGCAGATCGAAAGAGCTAAACGTCCTGCCAGGCATCCTACTTCAACAG GAAAATAG